The bacterium genome segment AAGCTCCGCCCCAGGCGTCGCGAGGGGATGGGACCAAAAGCCAGCATGATTTCTATTCCTTTGCCTTTCTTTTTTCTTCCCAGAGCTGATGATGTTTTGAACCCTCACGTAACATTTTGGCGCCGCATCGGGGGCAGCGCTCTTCTTGGCAGGGAACGCCCTGGCGGTGAGGTATCTTCTCTCCACATTTTGGACAGAGGCAGTAGCCTTCGGCTCCCAGTCCTGATGAAATATTCTTAGGCATCGAGGGACTCACTTTCATTTCTCATCTCAATACACGATTTCATCATGCTTATTCTGCCACTCTTTGAATGCGATCAAAGCGTCCGGCCGCGTCACTTGCATCATCGGAAGCTGTCGTTGAGGAATTGGCAACGACAACTCTCTGGAGATGTAATCATCGGCAAAACCGATTTCAGCGGCGTGCCTTCCTGTGAGTGAATAAAAGACCTTATCGATTTTGGCCCAATAAATGGCAGCGAGGCACATCGGACACGGCTCACAACTGGAGTAGAGCTCACATCCTTTCAGATGGAAACTGCCCAACCGCTGGCACGCTTGCCGAATCGCCACGATCTCGGCATGTGCGGTGGGATCTTTGGTTGACGTGACTTGATTGCAGCCTCTGCCGATGATTTCATTCCCTTTCACGATCACGGCGCCAAATGGTCCGCCGATTCCGTTGCGCACAGCTTCAAAAGACAACCGGATGGCTTCGCTGAGAAATTCGTCTCTCATTTTGATCAGCCTGAGATTTTGTTTAACGCTTGATCCAGATCATCACGAAGATCATCAAAGTCTTCACAACCTACCGAGATTCTCACCAACTCATCGACGATGCCGGCTTGTTCTCTTTCATGTCGGGGAACGGTGGCATGCGTCATGGAAGCAGGATGTTCGATCAACGATTCCACGCCGCCGAGTGAAACGGCGAGCGTGAACAAGCGAACGTTGTTCATGACCGTCTTTCCGCCCTCAAGGCCGTTCTTGACGCCGAAGCAGATCATGCTGCCGAAACCGTCCATTTGCTTTTTGGCAATCGCGTGTTGGGGATGATCCGGCAAGCCAGGATAGCGCACCCACGTCACTTTGGGATGCTGCTGCAGAAAGCTCGCCATCTTCTGCGCGTTCTCCTGACTTCTCTCCACTCGTAGCGGCATGGTGCGCACGCCGCGCAAGACCAGCCACGCTTGATGCGGATCCATCGTGCCGCCGAACAAGTTCAGCATCGGCTTGATCCTCTTGCAAAGCTTTTCATTTTTCGTGATGATCATTCCGGCGACCACATCGCTGTGACCGTTGATGGACTTGGTCATGCTGTGCACCACCACGTCGGCGCCCAAATCCAAAGGACGTTGCAAATAGGGACTAGCAAAAGTATTGTCAACCACCATGATTGCGTCATGCTGGTGGGCCATCTCCGCAGCTTCATGAATATCCGTCACCGCCATGGTCGGATTTGCCGGCGTTTCGACAAAGATCATTCTGGTGTTGGCACGGATGGCGCGTCTGAGATTATCCAAATTCGAAGTATCGACAAACGTCGCGGCCACGCCAAAACGTGAAAATTCCTTTTCCAGCACCACGCGCGTTGGGCCGTAAACGGAATCCGTGCCGACCACGTGCGCGCCTTGGCCGAGCAAGGCCAGGTAAACTGTAGTGATGGCAGCCATGCCCGAGGCGGTCGCCATGCCGGCGTAGCCGTTTTCCAGTGCCGCAATACATTCCTCCAGGGCGTTGATGGTTGGGTTGCCCATGCGCGTGTAAATGTAGCCGGATTTTTCTCCGGCAAAACGCGCCGCGCCGTCCTCGGCGCTGGGGAATGAAAAAGTCGAGCTTTGAAAGATCGGGACCGAGACTTCTCCAAATACGGAATCTTTCAGCTCTCCAGCATGAATCGCTTTGGTGGATTTGTGTGTCGAGTTTGTTTTCATAGGTGGATTCCCTAAAAAGTCATTTGCATTTCTCGATCCAGCGTTCTCTCCCACTATGGAATTCGTCCGGCAAGTAACACTTCCATATCATCCCAAAGATGATCTTGTTTATTGATAGCGGGCACTGTGCTTGAGATGAACAGGATGTTTTCAGCATGATATTTTAGTTGTCAGCTTTGCTGCTTTGATCACCACCCCAACCAGTAGGCCACGCCACCGACCAACAACGCAGCGCCAACATTGAAAGCCTTGATCAACAGCGTGTCGCGCACCGTATAGGACAACAGCGGCAGCATGCCGTGGCCATCTTGCGAGATGGAGCTGGCCAACAACACGGAAAAGGGAATCAATCCGTCCGCGAACATCATCACAAAAATCAGATGGGGTCCGGATTCCGGGATGATGCCGATGAGCACGCTCAACAAGAAAACCAGGCCCATGTTTTGTTTGACAAAACTCTCCAACTCCCAGTAGCGCAGGCCAAGTTGCACCAGCAACAGCGCAAAAAACGTCCAGAGCAACACGCGCCAGAGGTGGCGCTTGATGATGTGCTTCCAGATGTGCTCTTTCAAATAGTGACCGCGAACGTTTTCTTCCTGATGAATCTCGTGAAGATCGCAATCCTTGCAGGGAACGATGTGCAGCCGTTTCGCCAGCAAATCCGAGAGCCGGCCCAGCGGAATGGCGACGATGAACAGTATTCCGAACAGCAGCAGGGCTTGCGCGGGAAACTTCGCCAACATGACAAAGGCTTCATCGCCGGAGGTGGCAATCATGCCCGCCACGATCGCACCAAAACTCAAAAAGCCGTGGATGTACATGCTGACGTTCATGAAGGCGCCGACGCATCCCGGCGTGGCCCCCAGCAAAGAAGCGACCGTATACTGCCGCCAGGGGCCGCCCTGCATCAGCCGGCGAAAATGCCCGCGCGTTTTGACGTCGATGAAATCGATCACGATCATCATGAGAAACACGAGGATCGTAACCTGCAGCGTTTGCACGACTATTTCCAAAATGAACATAATGGTGCTTCGTCAGAACATGGTTGTTTCTGATTCATCAGCAAGCCTCTTTCGGATGCTAGCGGTCAATTCATCAGGCTTCTTGATCCGCCGAACTTTGCTGTGCAGCAAGTTTTTCATTTGCTTCGGTCTCGGCTCTCTCCCTGAGCCAGACCGGCATCCCGGAAGAACTTGGGGCGGCAAGAAGGTAATACCCTTCTTCCACCACCGCGAGTAGGGCATGCATTTCAACGCTTGGTTTCTGCAGAAGCGAACACCATTTGTCTGCAAGCGCCGTCATGATTCATCCCGCGACTGTACCTGAAACTCTGGAAGCCATGCTCACCCTGTTTCTGCTGACTGCGGCGCTGCCACTGTCTTCATCTTGGGGGCGGGCCGGATCAACCAGGCCCGGAGAGGCCATGCCAGAATCAGCAACAGCCCCAAGTAGCACACAATGGTCGGGCCGCTGGGGAAATCGAGACGATATGAGGTATAAAGGCCGGCCAGGCTCGCGATCGTGCCGACGCACCAACCGATGAGCATCTTGGTGCGCCAGCGCTGGGAGAACAACATGCTGATGGCGGCGGGCACAACCAAAAAAGAGAACACCAGCATGATGCCGGCCACGCGCACCGAGAGCACAATCACGACGCCGAAAGAAATGTAGAAGAGAAAATCCCAAAACTTGACCAGCCCGCCTTGTTCGGCCACGGCGTGCTCATAGTTCTCCGAAATCAATATGAACTTCCGGCGCAGCATCCAATGAAATGCGGCGACCACGACATAGACGGCGAGAATTTTCCAAATCTCCGGCCAGGTGATCCACAACAAAGTGCCGGTGAGAATTTCTTTGATATGCTCGGCGCCGCCCGGCGACTGATCAGCCACCAGAATTGCGGCGCCGGTGGCAATCGCATACACAATACCAATCATGGCTTCTTGCGGAATGATTTGCCGGCGCATGCGGGTCATGGCAAAAATGGCGGCGCCGAGAAACACGAAGCCGAAGGAGAACAGAACCGACAAATTATCTTCTGCATGAATTCCCAGGAGCAGACCAACGGTAGTGCCCAACGCCGCAATTTGGGCGAGCGCCAAATCGACAAAGATGATCTCACGCTGCAGCACGTGAATGCCCAGGTAGGCATGAATCGCCACGATTGCCAGACACGCCACCAGCGGTGGCGACATGAAGACGATCAGTTCAAGCATGAAACACTCCTCAGGTCAATTTAATGGAGTGTGGACTTTCTAGTCCCCAACGCATCGCGAACTAGGAAGTCCGCGCTCTCGCCCTCAATCCCATAAACCGGACGAGCCGGACCAAAAAGAAACAGCCTCACGCAAAGACGCGAAGACGCAAAGAAACCGCAAAGCTTTTCTTTGCGATACCTTTGCGGCTCTGCGTCTTTGCGCGAAAGTTTTTGCTCTTAAAGCAAAGAGTTCACTCTTAACGGATTATTCCCGTTTGTATCGCGAATGCCTCGTTGAGTTTATCAATCCAATAATCAATCAAATCAAAATAAGTATTCACACCCGGCTCGCCGCCAACGTCGAGAGGGATAAAAACCGCTTGGATACCTGTGCGCGCGGCAATCATGTTGGGCGTGTTCTTTTCGTAGTAGTTTGCCACGATCAAGACTTGCAGTTTTTGACTGGTAATCTTGTCGATCATCTCCTTGACATGCTTGGTCGTTGGCGGAATGCCCGGTTTGGGCTCGATGTAATCCACGACCTCCAGACCGAAATCACGCGCGAAGTAGCTCCAATCCTTGTGGTAGCAAATGACTTTCCGGCCGCGCAGCGGCAGGGCTTCCTGCAACCAGCCACCCAGCTTGTCGATCAGTTTTTCTCCGCCGTACTCTTTCGTTTCCAGAAATTCAAACAAGGCGCCGGAGAGCAACATTTTGGAGAGCATTTCTCCGCCGAGAATCTCCACCAGTTGCTCGCCAAACAGTGAACGATCGATGCGATCACAGAAAGCCGCGTAATTGGCGGTAAACGTGGCAGAATGTTCCGGCGCGACTTTCTTCAAGCCGACGAGAATGTTCTCTGCGATGATTTTGGCGTTGACCGGGCTGGTGTGAATATGCGGATTGCCATAAATGTGCACGTCGCCCAGCGCGCGATCGGGATTAGTCTCGGGCTTCTCCAGCATCGGAACATCGGTGGCCGCGCTCACGTAGCCAATTGCGCCTTCCATGATGTTGCGATTGCGCGCCTTGTCCAGCAACGCCGGCACCCAGAGCTCCAAATCCAGGCCAGTGGTGATGAACAAGTCGGCCTTATTCATCTTCAAAGCATAGCTCGGCTTGGGCTGCACAAAGTGCGCTTCCTGATTTCCCGCGGAAATGGATTCCACCGCGACCAAATCACCGCCGACGAATTGCGCAATCGAAGCATAGCTCGGCAGACTGGTGATGACTGTTATTGGGATTCCGTTGCGTGACCGTTCTTGCATCGCCGGGCCTTGCTGTTCTTCATGAGGTTGACCGTAACCAGTTTCCCCGAAAGCCAAAACCACGGCGAGTGCCTTGCCAAATACTGTCGCCCATTTCCGGTTTGCATTTCGCATTTCAATTCTCCTTCAAACGAATATTGCCATGCTTCATCGCTTCATTACATGCAACTCCATCACTCCCACCGTCAGTACGCCTCATGCTTGTGCGGCCCCATGGACCAGACCGACTGCAACAAAAGCGCATTCTCCCGGTCACCGTCATGCCGTTTGACATGGCTGAACTGGAGACGCATGAACACGAATTCGCTTTGCCAAAACGTGAGATGAGGCGAAAGCCCCCAAGCATGCTCGTCGTTGGATTCAGGCAGTTGGGCGTAATCGAAGCGCAAGCCGGCCCACCAGCGTGCATTCAATTTGTTTTCGACATAGGAGTAGAATCCCATGCTGTTGACGTCCTGCAACAGGCCTTCGCGCCGGCTGAAGATCAGTTCGTTGCGAAATTCAAACGTGCGATATTTCGAACGGCCGGCAGGAACCCATTTGTAGGTCAAATCCACAGCCACCAGAATCGTCTGCAACTCTGCTTCGAGATCGTTGTGGCCGTAAGCGCCGGAGAAGCCCAGCTCGAGATAGGTATTGGTGGTGAGATCGTAATAGTTTTTCAAATGGCCGACGGCCACCCATGGCTTACTGCCTGCATTGGTGAAGCTGATGCCGTCGCCGCCATAGATCACTTCGACATCCAATTCATTCACATGCGACCACAGCCTGGGCAGCAGGACATTGCTCGCAATGCCGAAGCCGCTCAATCCTTCTCCCAAAAATTGCGTGAGCACAAGCGGTCGGTCGACTTGCGGCAAGCCATGCGCATGCCAGCGATTGAGCACGCCGAATTGCGTGCGATATTTGCCGATTTTCAATCCGAGATTTGCGGGCAGATTGACAAATTCCATATAAGCTTCGCCGATGTGCAACGTGCCGCCACCCGGCACGCCCAGGAAGAATTTGGCGCGCGTGTAGGGGTCCAAATTCGAAACGAGGTGAAACTCCGCTTCGCGCAGCATGAACTGTTTGCCGCCGATGACGCCGTGGCCATGTTCATCAGCGGCGTGCTCGTGCTCTTCAACCTCAAGATCGCTGAAGTAGCCCAGGAAATCCCCCGTGACGCTAATATTGGGATTCAGTGATTGTTGCTGGCGCTCGCCGCTGGTGAAGGCTTTGGAGGCGGAGACTGTGGCTGGGCGTGCTTCTTCCGCAGCCGCCTGCGCCGCCTCCTGGCGCAGTTTTTCAAGCTCGGTTTGTTGCTCGGCCTGCTGCTTCTCCTGCTCGAGCATCTTAATGCGGGCCTCCATTGCCGCGATCTTGCGCTGAATCTCATCCTGTTCCTTCGCATTCGCGAGCGGCGGTTGCTCGACTGCGCCTGTTTTCCCGCCGGAATCTTGTGCCGCCATCACCCCGGGCCAAATCAGCAGCACGAAAAGAAAACCCAGCATTCGACTTCGCATTACGTTCTCCTTTGCAGAACAGAGTCAAGTGCGACCAACTTGCCAGCCAGAAACTGGGACAACACCTCCTCGGCCTCGCCGCGCACCCAGGAAAGCACGCGCACGCCGCTGTCACCGAGCTTGTTGGCATAGATCTCGGGCACCCCGCCACAGATCAACACGTCAATCCCCAATTGCAGCAGGGTGTTGATCTTCTCCAAGGGACTCGTCGGAACCAAGCGAACATGCTCGCGCTTCGTCACGACGCTGTCTGCGACGGTAACCAGCAGCACGCCTTCCGAGCAGTCCAGGCGCGAAGAAACCCGCGTCCCGAAAACGGTGATCGCGATGGTCATCATGAGGCCGTTGTCTTCTTTGGTTGTCTAAAGAGGCAGGCAACTCACAAGCCAGAATGGTGTGCGTCGGCGCAAATGATGGAACGTATTAAAGATAAGGGGTGAGCGGAGGAGAGCGAAGGGGAAGGACAGCCGGCGGTCAAGTTGCACGCCTGCAACTTTAACACTGCAACAGATGCGAAACTGCAACAGCAGGTTTCAAGCCAGGCGATACTCTTTCATTTTTCGCCAAAGAGTGGTGCGGTGCAAGCCCAGCGCTTTCGCGGTTTCCACTTTATTCCAGTTGTGTTTTTGCAGAGCCGTGAGAATGGTTTGGCGTTCGGCATCCTGCAACGGCTGAGGAGCGGGGGCAGGTGCGTGAACCGCGGACTGCACCTGGGAAAATTCCGGCGGGAGATGCTGCAATTGGATTTCCTCACCCCGGCACATGACAAAGGCGTGTTCGATGATGTTTTCGAGTTCCCGGACATTTCCCGGAAAGGCGTACTGCAAAAGCACACCCAAAACCTCATCGGAAACGCGCGCGAGGTTGCGCCCCATTTTCCGGTTGAACTTGTCGATGAAATGATTGATCAGCAGCGGAATGTCGTCCCGCCGTTCCGCCAAGGCCGGCAATTGCAGCTTGACCACGTTCAAGCGGAAATACAAATCATCGCGAAAGTCACCTTGCTCGACCAGGGCGGCAAGATCATCCTTGGTGGCGGCGATGACCCGAACCTCCGCTGTGATGGGCACAGTGGCGCCCAGCGGCTCGAACTCGCGTTCCTGCAAGACTCTGAGCAGCTTCACTTGCATCGCGGACGTCAAGCTTTCGATCTCATCCAAAAAGATCGTTCCGCCTTTCGCCAACGCAAAGCGCCCGGGCTTGTCTTTCTTGGCGTCCGTGAAAGCGCCTTTGACATATCCAAAAAGCTCGGATTCCAGCAACGTATCCGGCAACGCGCCACAGTTCACCGGTACGAACGGGGCGCGCCGGCGCGCACTCAAATTGTGGATCGCGCGCGCAAACAGTTCCTTGCCAGAGCCGCTCGGGCCTTGAATCAAAACGGTGCTTTCACTCTCTGCGAGATTGGGAAGAAAATCAAAAATTTTCAGCATTTGATGATTCTTGGCAACGATGTCTTCAAACGTGTAAGCGCGCTTGATTTCCTTCTGCAATTCCTCGAGCGTGGAAAGGTCGCGAAACGTCTCGACGCCGCCCACGATGTTGCCGTTGTCATCGCGCAGCACGGCGGTGCTGATGCTGATCGGAATCTGTTTGCCGTCCGCGCGCAGGATGTTGACGTGGCGGTTGATGGTTTGCTCGCCGGTTTCAAATGAGCAGCGCAACGAGCAGGTTCGTTCACAGACATTGGCGCGCAAGACTTCGAAGCAGTACTGCCCAATCGCCTCCCGGCGGGAAACGCCGGTGATTTTTTCCGCGGCACGATTGAAGTACGTGATGCGCATCTTCTCATCGACGGTGAACACGCCGTCGGCAATGCTGTCCAGGATGGTTTGTGCATGTGCGGGCGGCAGTGCTTTGGAATGAGAATCGCGCATGATCGCTTGCCGTGATCGAGGTGAACCAACCGCAGGTCGATTGATCTCCCCAACTCCAACCGTTGCCGCAGGGTAGTCCTTCGGCATTCGGATTGATTCCGGCCCCGTGAGCTGCAGCCAAGATAGGCTACGCCGCGGCCAAATTCAAGGCTGCTCTGCGGCGCCCTGGCAAGGAAGAATTTCGCGGCGCCGGGCGGCACTCGCGCCGGTCAATGGGCAAGACGCAGAGGAAAGACCACGGCCGGAAGGTAGCGATCATCGCGGGGATTCAGGTTGGCTGGAAAGGCGTATCTTCACTGCCAGCTTCTGTCGCCGGTGCAAGATAACAAAGGGAAGCACGGAGATTCCCTGCCGCAGGCTTTGCCTTGCGGCGGCGAACAGCCGGCTGTGCTGATGCCTTGACCTGCAGTTTCCCGCCAGGGAGCTTGGCCTGGAGATCGGTAATCTCAGTATGGCGATGTTTATTCCACTAAAGTGGCGATCGCGGAACCGCGCATAGGACTCGATGCCGAAAGAATCGATCAGGCTGCTCTTCCCTTGCCGCACGGCAGAATGGGGATTTTGACTTGTCACAATTTCTCTCGTGACTTTGTGCCGATTTTTATTAAGCGCGATTCAGGCTGAACCACAGTGAAATAGAGCAAATAGTCATTCCAGCAATTCAATGATTGGTGTCGATACCCAAATGCACCAAGTCGATTCATATTTTGCCACACCCCGGCGATAACCAGGGTGAGAGGAGGTTGTATGCAGAGTCTAAGAATCCTTATGCGTGTGGTTGCCGTTCTGGCAGGGATTTCCTTGATCGTCGCCTGTGAAAGGTCAACCGAACCGACGAGTGCAAACGACCGGCTGGATACCGGCGGCACGGCGATGACTCGAATGACGGGAAACAAAATCGCGTTTGCCTCATTTGAATCCCAACAGAATCCGCGCAGTGACATCTTCATTATGGAAATGGATGGCAGCAATCTTACCAATGTGACCAGCAAGCTGGGCGACAGCTATATGCCCAGTTTCTCTCCGGACGGTTCCAAACTGACATTTGTCTGCAACGGCGAGATCTACCTGATGGATTGTGACGGCGGGAATGCCAGGAGATTGACGGCCAACAGCAGCGCCAAGTACAAATCATTCCCCATTTTCTCGCCGGACGGCACCCAAATTGCGTTCTTCGCCAAGACGGGCGACTACACCAGCAAGTTGGATATTTATGTGGTCAACACCGACGGCTCGCATCTGGCCAGACTGACGCACCAGGAGGCTGAGAGTCTTTATCCATGCTATTCACCGGATGGCTTGAAAATCGTGTATTGGGCGGGCCTCACCACGAACGAAGAAAAGTACTACACGGACATCTTTGTGATGGACGCCAGCGGAAACGGCAAGCTCAACTTGACCCCGAACGCCGGCTACAACTGCTTCCCGCGGTATTCGCCGGATGGCACGAAAATCGTCTTCATCTCACAGCGCGCTGGCGACCAGGAGTATGCTTTGTACCTCATGAATGCCGAGGGTAGCAACCAGCATCGGATCTTCGCGTCGAATCGCATGGTCACTTTTCCTCAGTTTACCCCCGATGGCGCAAAGATCGTTTTTCTGCTCTATACCGCCAGCACCAACCAGAGCGATACCGACATCTGTATCATCGATGCCAGTGGCGCGAATTTCAAAAACTTGACGAACAGCGCGTATCGCGACTGGGGCCCCGTCGTTGCGAAGGACGGAACAAGCATGGTCTTCGAGTCAGATCGCGATGGTAATGACGAGATCTATGTCATGAATATCGACGGCAGCAATCCAACCCGATTGACCAACCGGCCCAATCGCGTCGATTTTCAACCGACATTTCAGTTTCATGAGTGATTCATGGCCTGGCTTGCCAGGCAAAACCGTCCCGCAATTCTGGAAACTGCGAAGCCTTTGTTGCCAATGAGGCAATTGAATACTGGCAGGCCCCCGCCCCGAACACCGCTGCCAGGAGAACGGTGGCCTGCCTCAATTGTTTCTCGGCAGGCAGAAGGGATCGCCTAAATGACAGGAGCCGGACAACGAGTGCAACCTACCATCAGCAGGAGGCCCCGTTTGAGAACGTCGTATTAGGAGCGCTCCGTGCGCTCTTCGATCCATTCCCGCATCACCGCCAGCGCCAGGCTGATATTGCCGGTCTGGCAATGATTCGCGGCATGCT includes the following:
- a CDS encoding metal ABC transporter permease → MLELIVFMSPPLVACLAIVAIHAYLGIHVLQREIIFVDLALAQIAALGTTVGLLLGIHAEDNLSVLFSFGFVFLGAAIFAMTRMRRQIIPQEAMIGIVYAIATGAAILVADQSPGGAEHIKEILTGTLLWITWPEIWKILAVYVVVAAFHWMLRRKFILISENYEHAVAEQGGLVKFWDFLFYISFGVVIVLSVRVAGIMLVFSFLVVPAAISMLFSQRWRTKMLIGWCVGTIASLAGLYTSYRLDFPSGPTIVCYLGLLLILAWPLRAWLIRPAPKMKTVAAPQSAETG
- a CDS encoding arsenic efflux protein, with translation MFILEIVVQTLQVTILVFLMMIVIDFIDVKTRGHFRRLMQGGPWRQYTVASLLGATPGCVGAFMNVSMYIHGFLSFGAIVAGMIATSGDEAFVMLAKFPAQALLLFGILFIVAIPLGRLSDLLAKRLHIVPCKDCDLHEIHQEENVRGHYLKEHIWKHIIKRHLWRVLLWTFFALLLVQLGLRYWELESFVKQNMGLVFLLSVLIGIIPESGPHLIFVMMFADGLIPFSVLLASSISQDGHGMLPLLSYTVRDTLLIKAFNVGAALLVGGVAYWLGW
- a CDS encoding metal ABC transporter substrate-binding protein: MRNANRKWATVFGKALAVVLAFGETGYGQPHEEQQGPAMQERSRNGIPITVITSLPSYASIAQFVGGDLVAVESISAGNQEAHFVQPKPSYALKMNKADLFITTGLDLELWVPALLDKARNRNIMEGAIGYVSAATDVPMLEKPETNPDRALGDVHIYGNPHIHTSPVNAKIIAENILVGLKKVAPEHSATFTANYAAFCDRIDRSLFGEQLVEILGGEMLSKMLLSGALFEFLETKEYGGEKLIDKLGGWLQEALPLRGRKVICYHKDWSYFARDFGLEVVDYIEPKPGIPPTTKHVKEMIDKITSQKLQVLIVANYYEKNTPNMIAARTGIQAVFIPLDVGGEPGVNTYFDLIDYWIDKLNEAFAIQTGIIR
- a CDS encoding nucleoside deaminase, yielding MRDEFLSEAIRLSFEAVRNGIGGPFGAVIVKGNEIIGRGCNQVTSTKDPTAHAEIVAIRQACQRLGSFHLKGCELYSSCEPCPMCLAAIYWAKIDKVFYSLTGRHAAEIGFADDYISRELSLPIPQRQLPMMQVTRPDALIAFKEWQNKHDEIVY
- a CDS encoding sigma 54-interacting transcriptional regulator is translated as MRDSHSKALPPAHAQTILDSIADGVFTVDEKMRITYFNRAAEKITGVSRREAIGQYCFEVLRANVCERTCSLRCSFETGEQTINRHVNILRADGKQIPISISTAVLRDDNGNIVGGVETFRDLSTLEELQKEIKRAYTFEDIVAKNHQMLKIFDFLPNLAESESTVLIQGPSGSGKELFARAIHNLSARRRAPFVPVNCGALPDTLLESELFGYVKGAFTDAKKDKPGRFALAKGGTIFLDEIESLTSAMQVKLLRVLQEREFEPLGATVPITAEVRVIAATKDDLAALVEQGDFRDDLYFRLNVVKLQLPALAERRDDIPLLINHFIDKFNRKMGRNLARVSDEVLGVLLQYAFPGNVRELENIIEHAFVMCRGEEIQLQHLPPEFSQVQSAVHAPAPAPQPLQDAERQTILTALQKHNWNKVETAKALGLHRTTLWRKMKEYRLA
- a CDS encoding DPP IV N-terminal domain-containing protein — protein: MTGNKIAFASFESQQNPRSDIFIMEMDGSNLTNVTSKLGDSYMPSFSPDGSKLTFVCNGEIYLMDCDGGNARRLTANSSAKYKSFPIFSPDGTQIAFFAKTGDYTSKLDIYVVNTDGSHLARLTHQEAESLYPCYSPDGLKIVYWAGLTTNEEKYYTDIFVMDASGNGKLNLTPNAGYNCFPRYSPDGTKIVFISQRAGDQEYALYLMNAEGSNQHRIFASNRMVTFPQFTPDGAKIVFLLYTASTNQSDTDICIIDASGANFKNLTNSAYRDWGPVVAKDGTSMVFESDRDGNDEIYVMNIDGSNPTRLTNRPNRVDFQPTFQFHE
- a CDS encoding PLP-dependent aspartate aminotransferase family protein; translated protein: MKTNSTHKSTKAIHAGELKDSVFGEVSVPIFQSSTFSFPSAEDGAARFAGEKSGYIYTRMGNPTINALEECIAALENGYAGMATASGMAAITTVYLALLGQGAHVVGTDSVYGPTRVVLEKEFSRFGVAATFVDTSNLDNLRRAIRANTRMIFVETPANPTMAVTDIHEAAEMAHQHDAIMVVDNTFASPYLQRPLDLGADVVVHSMTKSINGHSDVVAGMIITKNEKLCKRIKPMLNLFGGTMDPHQAWLVLRGVRTMPLRVERSQENAQKMASFLQQHPKVTWVRYPGLPDHPQHAIAKKQMDGFGSMICFGVKNGLEGGKTVMNNVRLFTLAVSLGGVESLIEHPASMTHATVPRHEREQAGIVDELVRISVGCEDFDDLRDDLDQALNKISG